TTCAACATCGCCCTCCTCGCCGACGAGGCCGGGCCGCAGGCCCTGCCCGCCTCCGAGATTCTGTTCCAGGACTACGCGGAGGGCAAGTGGCGGGTCGTGGGCTATCGCGCGAAGTGGCAGGAGGACTCGTTCGAGTACCACCACACGCCGCGCCGCTTCGAGTTCCCGCCCGAGGACCAGCCGCTGCTGGCCACGCTGGCCGACGCGGCCCGCCGCTGCTGGCGCATCTTCGGCCTGTGCGGGTATGCGCGGGTGGACTTCCGCCTCGACGCGGCCGGCCAGCCCTGCGTGCTCGAGGTGAACGCCAACCCCTGCCTCTCGCCCGACGCCGGCTACGCCGCCACCGTGGAGCGGGCGGGGCTGCGCTACGTGGACGCCATCCAGCGCATCGTGAGCGACGTGAGCCGCGCGGCCCGCCCCCTGACCGGCAGGCCCCACATCGAGCCGCCGTCGCACGCCGCCGTTCTCGCCCGCGCGCCGCGCGCCCGCACGGCGGCGGGCGACCTCCACGCCCGCGGCTTCTCCTTCCGCGAGACCGTCACCGAGGCCGACCGCGCCAACGTCCGAAACATCCTCGAGTCCACGGGCTTCTTCTACCCCGAGGAGGTCCAGGTCGGCATCGAGCTGGTGGACGACCACCTGGTCTCGGGCGTCGAGTCGGGCTACCGTTTCCTGTTCGCCGAGAAGGGCGGGGAGACGCTGGGCTACAGTTGCTTCGGCCCCATCGCCTGCACGCGGGCCGCCTTCGCCATCTACTGGATCGCCGTGCACAACGCCCATCGCGGCCAGAAGATCGGCCGCGAGCTCCTCGCCCGCACCGAGGAGATCATCGCGCGCCTCGGCGGCGCGCAGATCCACGTCGAAACCTCCAACCGCGCCCAGTACAAGCCCACCCGCGCCTTCTACGAGAACAACGGCTACGAGCGGGCCGCCGTGTTCCCCGACTTCTACGCGCCCGGGGACGACAAGGTGGTCTACGTCAAGCTACTGCCGCCGAGGCCCTGAGGCGATCGGCGCGCCGTTCCGCGCGGCTCACCCCTGCGCGCGCGCCTGCCAGCGCTCGTACTCGAAGGGCCAGCGGTCCTTCATCGCGAGGACCAGCCCCTTCATGCGCTCGTGGAACGCGCGGCGCTCGGCAAGCTGGTTGGGGAAGGTCTGTCTCTTCTCGATGGCCTCGACGAGGCGGACGCCGAGGTCGGCCGCAAGCTGAAGCACCGGGCGGCTCATGGCCGCGTCGGCCAGCTTCCAGCCCTCGGCGCCCACGCTGCCCACCGTCCAGCAGCCCATCGCCCGCAGAAAGCGCAGGAGGTAGTTCTCGACCTCGGGGCTCTCGGCGCCGCCCGAGGTGACCACCGCCGCGCCGTACTTGCCCTCCATCGCCTGAAGATGCAGCGGCCCGCACCAGCGGTCCATCAGGCACTTCATCTGCGCGCTCACGCTGAAGATGTAGTTCGGGCTGGCCAGCACCAGGCCGTCCGCCGCGAGCATCGCGTCCTTGATCGGGTGGAAGTCATCGCGGGTCGGGCAGACGCCGGTCCTGTGGCACGCATCGCACGCGCGGCAGGGCCCGACCTTGAGTTCGCCGAGCGTGAAGAGCGTCACCGCGGCCCCGCGGCCTCGGGCCCCGGCGATCAGCGCATCGAGCACCTTGCCCGTGTTGCCCTTCATCCCGTGCGGGCTGCCGAGGACGGCGACGATGTTCATGGGTGGGTCTCCTCTGGTGGTGGCGCAACTGCCCGGTCACAAGCCCCCGCCATCATATCATATCGGCCCTATGCGTCCTATGGAAGCGCCATCCCCGGGTGCGGGCCGGAATCGTAGGTGGTTTCTGATGCGAGAATTCCCGGAACAGGGGAAGGCCCGCGGCTGAGGTAGCCGCGAGCGTCCCGCTTGCGGCTCTCTTCATCCGTTCGACAAGCGGGACGCTTGTCGCTACGAGAATCCGCAGCAGAAGCTGCCTACAGAAATGGCCCACACCCGCCATCCCCCTTGACCCGCGCGCCCTCCCGTGCCACAATCGGGGGGGCCGGGAGCTTTCACTCTTGGGAGCAAAGGGGCAGACGATGGCGCGATGGGCCGTGTGGGTGGCGCTGGCTTCCCCGTTGGCCATGGCCGACACGGTGACGCTTCAACAGGGGGTCGGCGGCTACGAGGGCTGCAAGACGACGACACTGTGGGGCGCGACGGCGAAGAAGCCGACGCCGGAATCGCCCGAAGCGCTCTATCTGCGCGGCATCGAGAACCAGCTCTACCTGACCTTCGAGCTGCCCAAGGCCCTCGCCGCGAAGAAGCTCGCGCGCGCGCGGCTTGAGGTCTTCGTGCCCTCGGTCCAGAAGCTGCGGATGATCTGCGAGATCGCCTGCCGCGAGCTGCGCAGCGAACCCGTCCCGGCCCCCGCCGAACGCGGCCAGCCCGCGGGCCAGCTCGACTCGTATTCGCTCTGGGAGTTCAACGGCCAGTGGTTCCCCCACAAGTACCGCTTCCTGGGCTTGCCCGAGGGCGGCAAGTGGATTGACTTCAACGTCACGGCCGCGGCCCGCGAGCGCCTGAAGGAGGCCGCGCCCCGCGTGGGCTTCGCGCTCCAGCCCCTCGCGCTGCCCGACAAGCGCATGCCGAACACGGCGGAGATTGACATTCCGTCGGACAAGGCGCCCGATGCCTCGAAGCGCCCGCGCCTCGTGCTCGACTTCGAGCCGCTCGACAAGCCGTATCTCGTCGGGATGACCCACTGCCTCGAGAAGTTCTGCGACCGCGACACCCGCTATCGCTTCTTCGGCCCGTTCAACGAAAGCTACGAGATGGCGATGGCGCGAAACGAGTTCGAGGGCCTCCAGGTGCTCGTCTACCCGATGAACGGGGCGCTGGAGGGCGTGACGCTCGACTGGAGCGACCTGGCCGACCCCAAGAGCGGCGCGAGGATACCGAGAAGCGACATCGCCTGCTTCCGCCAGGAGGTCTTCCGCCTCCACCCGAACGGCAAGATCCGCGACTGGTATTTCCACGGCAAGAACTTCGACGTGCCCGACCCGCTTGTGACCCTCGCCCCCGCCGACCTGCCGGAACACATGTCCACCCCCTACTGGTTCACGATCCGCACGCGGCCCGACACCAGGGCGGGCAACTACGCGGGCACGATCACGGTGAAGCCCAGGAACGCCCCGCCCCGCGAGCTCAAGCTGGCCGTGAAGGTGTGGGACTACAAGATACCGGAGGTCTGGAACTTCGAAACGATGGGCCAGACGATCTGGGGCAACATCGCCCGCGCCCACGGCAAGCTCACGCCCGAGCTGAAGCGGAAGTACCTCGACTTCCTGCTCGACCACCGCTTCAGCCCCGTCGAGCAGTACGCCGACGTGCTCTCGCCCAACCTCGAAGACATCCCCTATTGC
This genomic window from Planctomycetota bacterium contains:
- a CDS encoding GNAT family N-acetyltransferase, giving the protein MKAVILHGAVPANAPPDELDTLVQAEAVGAALRELGHQVATVPFSLDLGAAQEALRREAPDFVFNLVESVEGAGRLIHLAPALLEFLGLPYTGSSNETLFVTSNKVLAKGILRAHAVPTAPWYTLADLAGDGPVPPGAYIIKSIWEHASVGLDEDAVVVTDRREALRQACLERSKGPSGECFAEAFLGGREFNIALLADEAGPQALPASEILFQDYAEGKWRVVGYRAKWQEDSFEYHHTPRRFEFPPEDQPLLATLADAARRCWRIFGLCGYARVDFRLDAAGQPCVLEVNANPCLSPDAGYAATVERAGLRYVDAIQRIVSDVSRAARPLTGRPHIEPPSHAAVLARAPRARTAAGDLHARGFSFRETVTEADRANVRNILESTGFFYPEEVQVGIELVDDHLVSGVESGYRFLFAEKGGETLGYSCFGPIACTRAAFAIYWIAVHNAHRGQKIGRELLARTEEIIARLGGAQIHVETSNRAQYKPTRAFYENNGYERAAVFPDFYAPGDDKVVYVKLLPPRP
- a CDS encoding flavodoxin family protein; this encodes MNIVAVLGSPHGMKGNTGKVLDALIAGARGRGAAVTLFTLGELKVGPCRACDACHRTGVCPTRDDFHPIKDAMLAADGLVLASPNYIFSVSAQMKCLMDRWCGPLHLQAMEGKYGAAVVTSGGAESPEVENYLLRFLRAMGCWTVGSVGAEGWKLADAAMSRPVLQLAADLGVRLVEAIEKRQTFPNQLAERRAFHERMKGLVLAMKDRWPFEYERWQARAQG
- a CDS encoding DUF6067 family protein gives rise to the protein MARWAVWVALASPLAMADTVTLQQGVGGYEGCKTTTLWGATAKKPTPESPEALYLRGIENQLYLTFELPKALAAKKLARARLEVFVPSVQKLRMICEIACRELRSEPVPAPAERGQPAGQLDSYSLWEFNGQWFPHKYRFLGLPEGGKWIDFNVTAAARERLKEAAPRVGFALQPLALPDKRMPNTAEIDIPSDKAPDASKRPRLVLDFEPLDKPYLVGMTHCLEKFCDRDTRYRFFGPFNESYEMAMARNEFEGLQVLVYPMNGALEGVTLDWSDLADPKSGARIPRSDIACFRQEVFRLHPNGKIRDWYFHGKNFDVPDPLVTLAPADLPEHMSTPYWFTIRTRPDTRAGNYAGTITVKPRNAPPRELKLAVKVWDYKIPEVWNFETMGQTIWGNIARAHGKLTPELKRKYLDFLLDHRFSPVEQYADVLSPNLEDIPYCIQRGMSTIYLSGNFRVSDQNVESLKKRYDAVQKLGLIDKALVYIGDETKDWAEMRRRSDAIRKACPELMIMIGGSFPRPELEGIIDIFDPQIDVGKGNQVYSVNAEDIQPLIAKAQGRGEKFFWYVAAGPMLPCPNVQMEEPLIAARVLFWLTWKFGVTGFEYYCYNIWTHNFPDKDGRRWPDKPFHPRGWGDTNGDGMLFYPGPDGPFSSVRFENIRDGIEDWESHYVLRDYAEALRASDKANPLLARADALLKVPDEVTKMDFVSWTWEPEVLLKAHRELGDTIEALAKLIPEEEMLKVRAARKKAELERQRAMLRARAQAAK